A genomic region of Aureimonas populi contains the following coding sequences:
- a CDS encoding LysR family transcriptional regulator produces the protein MRSPHSDGRSGDVSLRQLEVFRAIVANGSTLGAARELEISQSAVSRLLTQLEETLGVQLFLREKGRLIPTPEERQLFPLMQDLLERALRLRHSAEEIRRGGARGVALRVAFPNSMTLGILPMLVKDFLALHEETVIEVMTGPYNSIERMIVDADVELGFLRLPIQQSAIDTTAIIETDSVCVMTADHPLAGRGSLTVDDLRHRPLILLGHQRAPRRDVDTAFFEAGIVPRVRVETHSVSAACGFAAQGIGIAIVNRLMAQDFGHLSLVMVPLRPPIRHVFALGFLKTGPLSTTARAFADYSSNWMRQLSGA, from the coding sequence ATGCGTTCGCCGCATAGCGACGGGAGAAGCGGCGATGTCAGCCTGCGCCAGCTCGAGGTCTTCCGTGCCATCGTCGCCAACGGGTCGACGCTAGGCGCCGCGCGCGAGCTGGAGATCTCGCAATCGGCCGTCTCGCGCCTTCTGACGCAGCTCGAGGAGACGCTGGGCGTGCAGCTCTTCCTGCGCGAGAAGGGCCGCCTGATCCCCACGCCCGAGGAACGGCAGCTTTTCCCGCTGATGCAGGACCTTCTCGAGCGCGCCCTGCGCTTGCGCCATTCGGCCGAGGAAATTCGCCGGGGCGGGGCGCGCGGGGTCGCGCTGCGCGTCGCCTTTCCCAACAGCATGACGCTCGGCATCCTGCCGATGCTGGTAAAGGATTTCCTCGCGCTCCACGAGGAGACCGTCATCGAGGTGATGACGGGCCCGTACAATTCCATCGAGCGGATGATCGTCGACGCAGATGTGGAACTCGGCTTCCTGCGCCTGCCGATCCAGCAGAGCGCCATCGACACCACCGCCATCATCGAGACCGACAGCGTCTGCGTGATGACCGCGGATCACCCGCTCGCCGGCCGCGGGTCTCTGACGGTGGACGATCTGCGCCACCGCCCGCTCATCCTTCTCGGCCACCAGCGCGCGCCGCGACGCGACGTCGACACCGCCTTCTTCGAGGCGGGCATCGTTCCCAGGGTGCGGGTGGAGACGCATTCGGTGAGCGCCGCCTGCGGCTTCGCCGCCCAAGGTATCGGCATCGCGATCGTCAACCGCCTGATGGCGCAGGATTTCGGCCATCTCTCGCTTGTCATGGTGCCGCTGCGCCCGCCGATCCGGCATGTCTTCGCGCTCGGCTTCCTGAAGACCGGACCACTCTCAACGACGGCGCGCGCCTTCGCCGACTATTCCTCGAACTGGATGCGGCAGCTCTCCGGGGCGTGA
- a CDS encoding C-terminal binding protein, protein MMGGPRLEAEILKPIADLDFFDTAVEDELDPARLRALDALLVWGTPIGPGTVRHLTQCRAVVRYGVGYEKIDVASLAAAGIPFANNPDYGTEEVADHAVGLIVSLQRRLWEHDHRARTYETRWQANSLSPLRRSRGASVGVVGVGRIGTAVVNRLKPFGYRIIGYDPLQPAGHEKAVGYERADDLKGLVETSDIVTLHCPATIETRGLLSAETLSFFKPGAILVNTARGDLVDLDALHEALRAGHLAAAGLDVLPNEPPLPHPLLAAWRERADWLAGRLVVTPHNAFHSDEAGIEMRTNAAETVRRLLEGRGLRNRVSVP, encoded by the coding sequence ATGATGGGTGGCCCCAGGCTCGAAGCCGAAATCCTCAAGCCGATCGCCGATCTCGACTTCTTCGATACGGCCGTCGAGGATGAGCTCGACCCCGCGCGTCTTCGCGCGCTCGACGCGCTGCTCGTCTGGGGCACGCCGATCGGGCCGGGCACGGTGCGGCACCTCACGCAGTGCCGCGCCGTCGTGCGCTACGGCGTCGGCTATGAGAAGATCGACGTCGCGTCGCTTGCCGCCGCCGGCATCCCCTTCGCCAACAACCCGGACTACGGAACGGAGGAAGTCGCCGATCACGCGGTCGGGCTTATCGTTTCCCTTCAGCGGCGGCTCTGGGAGCACGATCATCGCGCCCGGACCTACGAGACGCGCTGGCAAGCCAACAGCCTGTCGCCGCTGCGTCGTTCGCGCGGAGCGAGCGTCGGCGTCGTGGGCGTCGGGCGCATCGGGACGGCCGTCGTGAACCGTCTGAAGCCTTTCGGCTATCGTATCATCGGTTACGATCCGCTGCAGCCCGCCGGGCACGAGAAGGCGGTCGGCTACGAGCGCGCGGACGATTTGAAAGGGCTCGTCGAGACTTCCGACATCGTCACGCTGCACTGTCCCGCAACGATCGAGACCCGTGGCCTGCTCTCGGCCGAGACGCTCTCGTTCTTCAAACCGGGCGCGATCCTGGTCAACACGGCGCGCGGCGATCTCGTCGACCTCGACGCGTTGCATGAGGCGCTTCGCGCCGGACATCTTGCGGCCGCCGGGCTCGACGTCCTGCCCAACGAGCCGCCCTTGCCGCATCCCCTGCTGGCGGCCTGGCGCGAGCGGGCCGACTGGCTTGCGGGACGGCTCGTCGTGACGCCGCACAACGCCTTCCATTCCGACGAAGCGGGTATCGAAATGCGGACGAACGCCGCGGAAACGGTGCGGCGGCTTCTGGAAGGGCGCGGACTGCGCAACCGCGTCTCCGTGCCCTGA